The Rosa chinensis cultivar Old Blush chromosome 7, RchiOBHm-V2, whole genome shotgun sequence DNA segment AAACTAGAATGTCGTTATCTATTAACTTTCTCTAACTTCTACATTAGTTCTTCTAAcgtttttgtgaaattttgtgaaatattgttTCTAGTTGAACCGATTTTAGTATTCTTAACTATTGATTTCCGTAAATTAAGCATGTGTTTCCTCTAACGCTCATCTGAAAATTGTGAAAACTTTATCTATAGTCCAACCAACTTCAATGTTGCTGTTTGCTagctatttattttgaaaactGATGCATGTGTTTTCTGCGACTTATACATAAGTTCTTCTAATGTTAGTGTGAAATTTTGTGAAATAGTATCTTTAGTTGAACTGACTCTAGTGTTGTTAGCTATTGATTTCCATAAATTAAGCATGCATTTTATTtagggaaaacatcacaaacCATGCACCAACTATTGACATTTCTACACTTTGCTATAccaactttcatatatatcacaATGGTATACCAAGTCTGCTCAAATCTTTCACTTTAGTGTACACCGTTAACTTTTCTGTTAAATATCCTCTAGAGcagttaaaaacaaaaaaaaaaattacttttccATTAACTTTTGCATGCAAAAACTTAACGGTGTTAACCTGATATCCCAAAATGATGTTGAAATGCAAAGTTCATACACCTATCTGATAGTTttcaaagttcatacaccaaagtgtagaatcATCCATACTTCATACACTGTTTGTGAAAATATCCCTTTTATTTAACGCTCCTCTAAAAATTGTGAAAACCTTATCTGTAGTCCAATCAACTTCAATGTCGTTGTTCGCTagctatttattttgaaaactGATGCATGCGCTTTCGAGAAGGTGGCTTGAAATTAATTAGTGAAAATCTTGTCCCTAGTTCCACAAACTCTAGTTTTGTTATCGGTTTTTGTTGTCCTAGTTTCCATAAATACCACTCAACTTTCAGTACATAAGTATCACTTGTTTTCATAAGCCCTTAGCTCATGGTTCCCAATTTTTTGCTCTCTTCATCAAATTCCATTCCAACACTCAAATGAAGAAGTGCAAACATAGCTCCGGTCTCAAGCACATATGGGATCCTGGAGAGCACTATTGTAACATCAGTCATAAAAATTAGTCCGGAATGGAAATGGATGGCATGGGAAAAATTGGAGGGCGACCATTGGTGATCTCAGTGGGAGCAAACATATATGGAAAGAGTTGCCGGGAGGCGATCTAAGGAGCAATGTTATAGCTCTCATTTGAGCCTAGggtaaaactttttttttttttttagctgaaGTCAAAGGTTAAGAGATGCAAAGAGCCACCTTAACCTTTGAGATtttattgaagaagaagaagaaaaaaaaatacaagggGAGGGGgaccaaaaaaccaaaacctcccatacaaaacaaaaataagctTAAGGAAAGACAAACTAACAACATTAATGAAAATTCGGCATTCCTGAAAGGTCACTTTGAAAATGTCTGTTAATGAAAAGAGGATATAGGTCCCACCAAATCAGATCACTAGAAGCCGCACCATAATTCACGCAAAGCATCTGCAACTTGATTCTCTTCCTGAAAGATACGTGAAAATCGGAATTGCATTTGTGAAATACGATATAAGCAATTGCCCCACTCAACACGAAGCTGCTTATAGCTGCTTtgaaattttgtgaaattcTATTCCATGGATAGAAGTTTGGTAATATTGTTGTTTCTTTTACCTAATACGTATTCACTGTCAGATACCAATATTGccttcaattttaattattcCTGGACTGAATAAAGGGGGGGATTATGGAATACCATAGTCTGAAGCCTTGCTGCTGCTTGCTAGTGTGTGTGTGCAAGTGGACATGGTTGGATTTGGACCCCTCTATTTCATTCAGAAAAACCATATGATCAAATAGATGGATACAAATTGCATCACTTTCTACTGTTACTATTCTACATATAAACCAATTGATCCCCTTCCCCTTCCTCAGTGTCCTCTCACACCAGCGCAAACTCTTCCATATTGGGCACAAGATTGAGGAAGAAAGCAGCCCGCAGTCATGATGTCATGACTGGATTATGGATAATCTCTTCAGAAACAAACTGAAGTTAATGTCCCTATCCAGCATGCTTATGCGGACATACTTTGGGCTAACCCCAAAACTTCTTCCTCCTCGCGTCAAAATCTTGTGCCCTTTCAGGAAGCTTTCGCAATCCTCCACGGCATCATCTTCACATTTGAGCCATGCGAAAGCTGCCGAGAAAGGTAAATTAATCAACTCAtaatgcccttttttttttttgtgtttcatTAATAATGTCAATTATTAATGGTTTGTGGTATTTTCACTTACCAGGTTGAGGCTGCGTCTCCTGTTGAAGGAAGTGGCAGAACCCTGGTGCAAAGTCAGGCAGACTAAACATACTGCCATTGTTCACCGCCGCTTGAAGCAGCCGCCACCTCTCTGCCATGAGGTGGTAGATTATCTCAAAGAAGGATTCCCCTGAATCCGAGCTGCCAATTTCGGTGGTGTTGGTCATGACTTCCAAGATCTTGGCAGCTCGAAGCTGTGAATCCCTGGAGACGCCAATGGTGTTGAGCTCTATGAACTTGACCATTTTCTTGGCCACTTCGGCATCTTTCACTAGAGCCCACCTGGAAAATACATGCAGAAGAAAAATATTTAGTGGAGCAGCACAACTGGAAGCAACGGGTGCAAACAACATTACCCAAATAAAGTAAACCCGAGAAAATGATAAATTTGATAGGATCACTGCTTACCCAATGCGCGTCCCGGCATGACCAGTGGCTTTTGAGACGGTGAACAATGTCAGATCATGATCTGCAGGTGAGGAAATGGGGGTATATTGTGGCCAATAGTAAGCCAAATCATGTACCAATATGCCTCCAGTTCGATTCACCATAGAGTGCCTGACAAAACCATCAGGGTTGTTCGGAGAGGTGACCAACTCAATGTATGGGCCTTCTTTGTTGAAGCTTCGGGCATCTCCAGCCCAGACGTACAGGCCGGACTTGAGGTGGTTACTCATTACAGGGTAAGACTGCAAAGAGATTATCAAGCAAGATCCAATGCAAGACTGCAAATCTTAGACATGTGAAAAAGCCAGCAAACTTTAATATAATTGAAACATGCTAACATGCGATAtactttctttaaaaaaaaaaccaccatgTGAGATACTATCTTTTTAGCTCCATATCAGAATGCAAAACCATCGTTGCAACAGACAGGCCCAATCTtcatgaatttgaaatgagagAAGAATGTGAAAGAGAATTCATCGAGTACAAACCATGTACATTAACATGTTCTACAGATTCTTTAATTCATGCTCAATGTTATAGAGTTGACTTGAAAGGTACCAGAGAATATTTGAGTCATTATTATATGAAAATCGGAAGCTAGATATCTCCATTTACTAGtttgatctaatccaaatgGGCACATGCATGAACATATGCAACATCATTCTGTGCAGGGGGGATAAAATGGGACTCAAGACAAGGGGGCAGAAGATTTAGTAACATTTAAGGAGGGGGACAATGGACCAAAAATTGTTGAGATTCCACATTAAAGTTTAAGAATCAAGCGGTAGGGAAAATAGTTTTCATTATTAAATGGTTCTCTGCCCTTGTTCTTCTGGGAAAATTAAACAGTTCATAAGAAAAAAGGTAATGGTTTAAACTTTAAAATCAAAGTTCGGTATTTGAAAGTTACTTATCAAATGCcataagaaagaaaaggaaagtctgaaaaaaaaagaaggtggtAATGGTGGTAGCAATAACCTACCAAAATCAGGTTCTTCATATGCATGAAAAGCCAAGCCATTGAGAAAGATGACACCACCAACTTCGCACAAAATATCTTATACCATGGTAACAACTTGTAATTAAAGTGGACACCATTCACAAAAGCATGTCCACCAAGCTAAGTGATTTcttaaacaaatataaaataaGGGAATAAACCATACGGTTCTTCACTAATGGCATTTGACTTTGCCTGAATTTTCCAGCAAGTAAACTAGTGAGCCAGTGACTAATGACCTccatcttaaaaaaaaaaaatcaagctgTAGACGTTGAAAGCAATGTATTAAACCAATCAATAGAATGCAAACACAAAATATAAAACTCACCGAGTAGTATGGGGCTGTAGATACCACACTCATGGGCTCAGATCCATCTTTCGGAGAAAGAGCGAAAAGCGCAGCTAAAATGAGCTGAGATGAACCTGTCCCAACCACAATGTGACGGCCTTCAGTGACGGCATTGCCCACAACTCTGTGTAATCTGAAAACCTGCTTGGCAAACTCGGGCTCCAAAAACCAGCAGAGGTTTTTAACATCTGAGAAATAGCTCATGGAGTGCCACCCAGGAATCACAACTGTGGTTCTCTCACCCATCATCATCCAGTATTTTTCATACATAGTCGGGTCACCACTGCATTTAGTCAGCATTAACACAAACAGATCATGTGCATGTTGAGCTAATATACAATAAAAAGCTTGCATCTTTTGTGTTTGTCTTGGAATTTCATcaaatcttcacaaaatgcaCTTATCCATtacaaagtaaaagtgaaaaaacATACTGACAGTCATATAAATAGGTGATAGCATGTTCAACAAGCAGCCAAGCATAGTATAAAGCTGGTATCTTCATGTAGAATTCTTGGAAATTCATCAAATCTTCACAAAATTCACCAACCCATTTCAAaataaaagtgaaaaaaaaaaaaaacacagtgaCAGGACTCATTACATGTTAGTATCAAAGTAAAAAATGTAAGAACTTTCACTCCAAAGATGGAGGAAAGTCAGGAAACTGTGCAACAGCAAATTGAGATTCTGAAAATGCATGGAGACATTGAGGTAAGGTGACATGGGGAAAACAGCAATTGGAGGGTGCGGTTTGGGTCCCCTTCCATCAAGAAATCAATGATTAGGTGTTACACATTTTTAGCACCAGATCAAAGTCCTGAGTAGGTTGGTGGGTGTCAATTGGTGGAGACCTAAAGAGCGGGTTAAAATCTCGAGAGGTCCCACAAAGTGGTGAAGAAGATCCATCCAGACCATCCCAATTATGGGACTAAAAAAGAAGCCCCTAAAAGCTAATTCACAATTTGGGGCGGCCAAAAGTTCAAAGATTTGGAACACCACACCCACTGTAGTCTTTTTACAACACTTTCACTTGCACCAAAGGCCAACACTTCAAAAGAAAAGGCCACATACGTGTACATCTAAAGCGAAGTTTATGCTTCGTGCCAACATGCACTAAGGGTATAGGTTTATTTAGTATACCCACAAAAACAAGCATCTGGGGGACTCCAATTTCTGCAGCCTTGTTATGAACATGTGAATTTTCAATGAGCAAGTTTGCGGTCCACGATGAAAAAGCAGTGTCAATAAGAAAAAGCAGTGTTCAAGAACAAAAGGGTTGGCTCCACTGCCGAACTCTAACATGCACCATGGAAAATCTCAAGCAAGAACAGTGCAAAGATTAAAGCTTTAAACTAATTTTTGGTGGGGTGTTCTATAGCTCTCTAAGTATCATTAAATAATTTAACAGCTTGTTTTGTGAGAATGATTCTTGGCAAATCTCATCACTGACGTCAACTGAGGTTTCTGACATATCTTGACCTCCTTTTAGATTCCAGATGCCATCATCACTACTAGCCTGACATTTCTTCCCCCATGCTCGAAACTTTTGCAGTGGGGGAGAAGACAACTTTGCCCATGGAAATTTTTACACACTATTCACTTTGACCACTAATTTGGAGTGCGCAAAAACCCGAAGACAATCGAAATGACAACATACAACAGGCTGGCCGAGACTGACAAGACGGTAAATGATACTTGAAGAAACGTCGATGGTGGAATTGATTATACACAATTGAAAAGCAGAGAGAAATAAAAACAGAGTATTGAATTGAATGTACTCACTGGTCCAGATTAATGACTTTTTCCATGCCTTCTTGGCCAGACGAAGAAGAAACTGACTGAAGCGTCCTCTGGGTTGCGTGAGCTTCCTTGTCTTCGGCCATTGATGGACCTCTCTGCTCCGCGGAGAAGAAGAAGCCCTGTTTCTCACCATCGAAAAAAACCCTCATAATCAAGCTTAGATTGAGCGCCAGAGACAGCACAAGCAAGTTCCTCATTGTGAAAATGCTCAGAAATTTGGCCATTTTGGTAAAACAAGGAAAGGGAAGTACTTAGAAGCAGAGCAAGAGCAGAGTACAGAAAACAGAGCAATGAAAACAGAGTGCTTTGAGTGAATGTGAGGAACTGAAGAAACTTGAGGGTTTTATAGCAAAACCCAGGAGATGAAAACAAAAGCGTTTGTGCCAAATGGATGGTAAAGAGTGAACTTAAACACTTAACACAAACGGGTCTTCTGGATTCAAACTGGTCTTCTGGAGTCCAATTGAACAAACTAGGTCAGTCAATCCAACCATGACAATTTTGAAACTGATTCTTGGGTCATGTAGAAGCTGTTTAATCGATAGTTTTGAAGGACACACTCCAGATTCCGGGGGTTCTAGAGACTGTAGCATGTGGGTTTTTCAAAGACACTAAATttcttcccaaaaaaaaaaaaaaattgtgaaatcaGATAATGGAAAACAGACAAGGAAGAAACTTTGTGAGGTGGGTAGGTAGTGAAATGCCACCGGAGAGTTGAAAACACTTCCGGGCCGGAGATTTTCTCAGGGACCAAGAAATCCCAGAACGATT contains these protein-coding regions:
- the LOC112176054 gene encoding tryptophan aminotransferase-related protein 2 isoform X3 — translated: MSPVTVFFFFFTFILKWVGEFCEDLMNFQEFYMKIPALYYAWLLVEHAITYLYDCHGDPTMYEKYWMMMGERTTVVIPGWHSMSYFSDVKNLCWFLEPEFAKQVFRLHRVVGNAVTEGRHIVVGTGSSQLILAALFALSPKDGSEPMSVVSTAPYYSSCIGSCLIISLQSYPVMSNHLKSGLYVWAGDARSFNKEGPYIELVTSPNNPDGFVRHSMVNRTGGILVHDLAYYWPQYTPISSPADHDLTLFTVSKATGHAGTRIGWALVKDAEVAKKMVKFIELNTIGVSRDSQLRAAKILEVMTNTTEIGSSDSGESFFEIIYHLMAERWRLLQAAVNNGSMFSLPDFAPGFCHFLQQETQPQPAFAWLKCEDDAVEDCESFLKGHKILTRGGRSFGVSPKYVRISMLDRDINFSLFLKRLSIIQS
- the LOC112176054 gene encoding tryptophan aminotransferase-related protein 2 isoform X2, translating into MAKFLSIFTMRNLLVLSLALNLSLIMRVFFDGEKQGFFFSAEQRGPSMAEDKEAHATQRTLQSVSSSSGQEGMEKVINLDHGDPTMYEKYWMMMGERTTVVIPGWHSMSYFSDVKNLCWFLEPEFAKQVFRLHRVVGNAVTEGRHIVVGTGSSQLILAALFALSPKDGSEPMSVVSTAPYYSSYPVMSNHLKSGLYVWAGDARSFNKEGPYIELVTSPNNPDGFVRHSMVNRTGGILVHDLAYYWPQYTPISSPADHDLTLFTVSKATGHAGTRIGWALVKDAEVAKKMVKFIELNTIGVSRDSQLRAAKILEVMTNTTEIGSSDSGESFFEIIYHLMAERWRLLQAAVNNGSMFSLPDFAPGFCHFLQQETQPQPAFAWLKCEDDAVEDCESFLKGHKILTRGGRSFGVSPKYVRISMLDRDINFSLFLKRLSIIQS
- the LOC112176054 gene encoding tryptophan aminotransferase-related protein 2 isoform X1; the protein is MAKFLSIFTMRNLLVLSLALNLSLIMRVFFDGEKQGFFFSAEQRGPSMAEDKEAHATQRTLQSVSSSSGQEGMEKVINLDHGDPTMYEKYWMMMGERTTVVIPGWHSMSYFSDVKNLCWFLEPEFAKQVFRLHRVVGNAVTEGRHIVVGTGSSQLILAALFALSPKDGSEPMSVVSTAPYYSSCIGSCLIISLQSYPVMSNHLKSGLYVWAGDARSFNKEGPYIELVTSPNNPDGFVRHSMVNRTGGILVHDLAYYWPQYTPISSPADHDLTLFTVSKATGHAGTRIGWALVKDAEVAKKMVKFIELNTIGVSRDSQLRAAKILEVMTNTTEIGSSDSGESFFEIIYHLMAERWRLLQAAVNNGSMFSLPDFAPGFCHFLQQETQPQPAFAWLKCEDDAVEDCESFLKGHKILTRGGRSFGVSPKYVRISMLDRDINFSLFLKRLSIIQS